The following are from one region of the Cytobacillus firmus genome:
- a CDS encoding GGDEF domain-containing protein, translating to MQGSRIFMVSLFIIAVCTAVFSEGISVESSVYIKALGIYLLFACLYYHLRIISRNGSTSIDYGINYSLSIGLFTGPLGLLIFEVIYRFCVYFYRKHSKTEDPDEFFHTFYNIGSFVMSNSIAFYMFHLLSPLFQGMPFGFWVVMLMLITVTSLLSDLFLITVFKLTGDIKTKQEAIDFIKTRSVLDMGKIAFTNGLLLLFLNEGKWEMLISLFILNYLVSRSFLSKSQMLQNKIERDKFEQMAYTDFLTGVFNRAYMDKKMTELNKSDESIGIVVADIDKFKRINDSYNHAVGDQAIRHFADTLKSYLSKDDYLFRSGGEEFTIILRSRTYEECLDLAQKIRTGVENSPFQADFKEESISISYTASFGLFYYKVNDLLSIEKAYVYADQLLFQSKEMGKNRLSSREEPVHPPRSAEAVLTNA from the coding sequence ATGCAAGGCTCCAGAATATTTATGGTTTCGCTTTTTATCATTGCCGTATGCACTGCTGTTTTCTCAGAGGGTATCAGTGTCGAGAGCTCTGTCTATATAAAAGCGCTGGGTATATACCTGCTGTTTGCATGCCTGTATTATCATTTGCGGATTATCAGCAGAAATGGAAGTACATCGATTGATTATGGGATTAATTACAGTCTGTCCATTGGACTGTTTACGGGGCCATTAGGTCTGTTGATTTTTGAAGTCATCTACCGTTTTTGCGTCTATTTTTATAGAAAGCATTCAAAAACAGAGGATCCTGATGAATTTTTCCATACGTTTTATAACATTGGTTCCTTTGTGATGAGCAACTCCATCGCATTCTATATGTTCCATCTGTTATCTCCCCTCTTTCAGGGTATGCCATTCGGTTTTTGGGTTGTCATGCTGATGCTGATCACCGTAACCTCTTTGCTTTCGGACCTTTTCCTGATTACTGTTTTTAAACTGACAGGAGATATTAAAACAAAGCAGGAAGCGATTGACTTTATCAAAACAAGAAGTGTGCTGGATATGGGGAAGATTGCCTTCACGAACGGCCTTTTGCTGCTATTCCTAAATGAGGGAAAATGGGAAATGCTCATAAGCCTGTTTATCCTTAACTATCTTGTGAGCCGGTCCTTCCTATCGAAATCACAGATGCTTCAGAATAAAATCGAACGTGATAAGTTCGAGCAGATGGCCTATACTGACTTTCTGACTGGTGTGTTTAACCGTGCCTATATGGATAAAAAGATGACAGAGCTTAATAAATCAGATGAAAGCATTGGTATAGTTGTAGCTGACATTGACAAATTTAAGAGGATTAACGACAGCTATAATCACGCGGTTGGCGACCAGGCAATCAGGCATTTTGCCGATACTTTAAAAAGCTACCTCTCCAAAGATGATTACTTGTTCAGGAGCGGAGGAGAAGAGTTTACGATAATTTTGAGATCCAGAACATATGAAGAGTGCCTGGATTTAGCTCAGAAGATACGCACAGGGGTTGAAAACAGCCCTTTTCAAGCTGATTTTAAAGAGGAGTCCATTTCTATTTCCTATACTGCATCATTTGGGCTTTTTTACTATAAAGTGAACGATCTGCTTTCTATTGAAAAAGCGTATGTTTATGCAGACCAACTCCTTTTCCAGTCCAAGGAAATGGGTAAAAACAGGCTATCCAGCAGGGAAGAGCCTGTCCATCCGCCCAGATCTGCAGAAGCAGTTCTGACAAACGCATAA
- a CDS encoding ParM/StbA family protein, with protein MTNSRIAAVDVGNDSIKAIFGKLDSELNIPNVIARDVEDRPVIGIEELDSKNPLEGIHIRVHSPALKENNTIYRVGHLATKSDNATELDPGSSKSEEDQTLVMLFTALALDAVQNGGSTGFKKSGNVVDANYTLGTGLPLREVKEGKDAGYRSKLLGSVHQVEFLVTPKYQGQKVNIKFEEIKVYPEGFAAYINLVMDNNLNIINKDLIDKRILIQDIGGLSTDIAVIKNRNVDDDKAQGFNLGVSEALESIREEIRSKHGVELDSRTDVVEIITKKNDRNHIMVKGSRTSVHDITDRILLDLAKKQYRLLRNVWQKNSQTEICYFVGGGSIVLKDYLKTLNNNLDGYNIDFFEDEKESIWMMANAYYKLISDFSRRTNKDKADQDKKPVKAN; from the coding sequence TTGACGAATTCACGAATTGCAGCAGTTGATGTAGGAAACGATTCTATTAAAGCAATCTTTGGAAAATTGGATTCAGAATTAAATATACCGAATGTAATAGCAAGAGATGTTGAGGACCGGCCTGTTATCGGGATTGAAGAACTTGACAGCAAAAATCCGCTTGAAGGCATACATATTAGAGTTCACTCCCCTGCCCTGAAGGAAAACAATACGATTTACCGTGTAGGGCACCTGGCGACAAAAAGCGACAACGCTACTGAATTGGATCCGGGCAGCAGCAAATCCGAAGAAGATCAGACATTGGTTATGCTTTTCACTGCTTTGGCATTGGATGCTGTACAGAACGGCGGTTCCACAGGCTTTAAGAAATCCGGTAATGTGGTTGATGCAAACTACACACTTGGCACAGGACTTCCGCTTCGTGAAGTAAAGGAAGGCAAGGATGCGGGCTACCGTTCCAAGCTGCTGGGCTCAGTCCATCAGGTTGAATTCCTTGTTACACCGAAGTACCAGGGACAAAAAGTTAATATCAAGTTTGAAGAAATTAAGGTTTATCCTGAAGGGTTTGCAGCTTATATCAACCTTGTAATGGATAATAACTTAAACATCATTAATAAGGATTTAATTGATAAGCGTATTTTAATCCAGGATATCGGCGGATTATCTACAGATATTGCTGTCATTAAAAACCGCAATGTGGATGATGATAAAGCGCAGGGCTTCAACCTTGGCGTGTCTGAAGCGCTTGAATCCATCCGTGAAGAGATCCGTTCGAAGCATGGGGTTGAGCTCGACAGCCGCACAGATGTCGTAGAAATCATCACGAAGAAAAATGACCGCAATCATATTATGGTTAAAGGAAGCCGCACAAGCGTGCATGATATTACAGACCGTATCCTGCTTGACCTGGCGAAGAAGCAGTACCGCCTGCTCCGCAACGTTTGGCAGAAAAACTCCCAGACGGAAATCTGCTATTTCGTCGGCGGCGGCTCTATTGTTCTAAAAGATTATCTGAAAACATTAAATAATAATCTGGATGGCTATAACATTGATTTCTTCGAGGATGAAAAAGAAAGCATCTGGATGATGGCAAATGCTTATTACAAGCTGATCTCTGATTTTTCAAGAAGAACGAATAAAGATAAGGCAGACCAGGATAAGAAACCTGTAAAAGCCAACTAG
- a CDS encoding NAD(P)/FAD-dependent oxidoreductase, translating to MNYDCLIVGGGIAGLQAAIQLGRYKHKVLVLDSNDGRSVICKNYHNILGYPDGVSGPELRELGKKHAESLGVEFVHEKVERAEKAEGGFVVSAESGNKYSGKRILLATGVMDRMPPLPEMMPCLGISVYVCPDCDGYEVKDKRTIVLGSGNAGANMALTLSYWTNDLVFINHEKKVPDQEFLEKMREKNIEYVDEAIDKVLAEDDTFNGVRLESGKEITGERGFIAFGGNEIKSGLAQQLGAERLENKHILTDPRSKMTSVQNVWAAGDVAAHSEQVTIAMGEGAQAAIWIHKSLLQDKK from the coding sequence TTGAATTATGATTGTCTGATTGTTGGAGGAGGGATTGCGGGCCTGCAGGCTGCCATTCAGCTGGGCAGGTATAAGCATAAGGTGCTGGTGCTGGATTCCAATGATGGTCGTTCCGTGATATGCAAAAATTATCATAATATCTTAGGCTACCCTGATGGTGTGAGCGGACCGGAGCTTCGTGAGCTTGGGAAAAAGCATGCCGAAAGCCTTGGAGTGGAGTTTGTTCATGAAAAAGTGGAGCGAGCTGAAAAGGCTGAAGGAGGATTTGTCGTTTCAGCAGAAAGCGGCAATAAATATTCCGGCAAACGGATTTTGCTGGCAACAGGAGTTATGGACAGGATGCCGCCATTACCGGAAATGATGCCCTGTCTCGGCATATCTGTCTATGTCTGTCCCGACTGTGATGGATATGAAGTGAAGGATAAGCGCACCATTGTCCTTGGCTCTGGAAATGCCGGCGCTAATATGGCTTTAACCTTGTCATACTGGACAAATGATCTTGTTTTTATCAACCATGAAAAAAAGGTGCCGGATCAGGAATTTTTGGAGAAAATGAGAGAGAAAAATATTGAATACGTGGACGAAGCCATAGATAAAGTGCTCGCAGAAGATGATACTTTTAACGGTGTAAGGCTGGAAAGTGGCAAAGAAATTACAGGAGAAAGAGGGTTTATCGCATTTGGCGGAAATGAGATAAAATCCGGCCTGGCACAGCAGCTCGGTGCAGAGCGTCTTGAAAATAAGCATATCCTGACCGATCCGCGCTCGAAAATGACCAGTGTCCAAAATGTTTGGGCAGCAGGCGATGTGGCAGCCCATTCGGAACAAGTAACCATTGCGATGGGGGAGGGTGCACAGGCTGCGATCTGGATCCATAAATCGCTTTTGCAGGATAAAAAATAA
- a CDS encoding MFS transporter, translating into MKSKSFRFLWVGQLFANLGDVFYIVGLISILYSVTESSMYLVLLPFLNMLGRFISGAISPLLFKKFRLKSLLVSSQLSKTAVLLTLSFWVSLYSISGIWLIMICIFMIAFSDGWALPATDAFLPRLVEQDELMKANSFVSVLAESIQLGGWALGGVLVAMIGGKYVIWLTFSLYVISTILMQLVEDKTSIHSKGENLKTLDTLLEGWIKIWKNPILRSIHIMISIEALANVVWIAAILYVFVIEILNVTEEWWGYINTAFFIGLILGGLVCSKFSFLLEKSIKITLLTTSFGVSIVTLIFGLNYMNWIALILVFLSGFIHQIKGITIHTYLQKITKTEDLPKIYSAQHTLVSLVFGFSTLIFGGITEYVSVQLSFIIAGLLLVGSGFYLVAVRQRFTLSNILKGEEG; encoded by the coding sequence ATGAAAAGTAAATCATTCCGCTTCCTCTGGGTAGGTCAATTATTTGCTAATCTAGGTGATGTTTTTTATATAGTTGGTTTGATCTCTATCTTATATTCGGTTACAGAATCTTCAATGTATTTGGTGCTGTTACCTTTTCTTAATATGTTAGGAAGATTTATAAGTGGAGCAATTTCACCTTTGCTGTTTAAAAAATTTAGATTGAAATCCCTCCTTGTAAGTTCACAGTTGAGTAAAACCGCCGTACTGCTAACACTATCATTTTGGGTTAGTCTATACTCGATTTCGGGCATTTGGCTTATTATGATTTGTATCTTTATGATTGCCTTTTCCGATGGATGGGCACTTCCTGCAACAGATGCTTTCCTGCCTAGATTAGTCGAACAAGATGAATTAATGAAGGCAAATAGTTTTGTTTCTGTATTAGCTGAGTCAATTCAATTAGGTGGATGGGCATTGGGAGGAGTCCTAGTTGCAATGATAGGTGGGAAATATGTAATTTGGCTAACCTTCTCATTGTATGTAATTTCAACTATATTGATGCAATTAGTTGAAGACAAAACCTCAATTCACTCTAAAGGTGAAAACCTTAAAACATTGGATACTTTACTGGAAGGTTGGATTAAGATCTGGAAAAATCCTATACTTCGCAGTATCCATATTATGATTTCTATAGAAGCTCTGGCCAATGTTGTTTGGATAGCTGCCATCCTTTACGTATTTGTTATTGAAATATTAAATGTTACTGAAGAATGGTGGGGATATATAAACACTGCCTTTTTTATCGGCTTAATACTAGGCGGTTTGGTTTGTTCAAAGTTTTCATTTTTATTGGAAAAATCAATCAAAATCACCCTGCTAACCACTTCTTTCGGTGTTTCCATTGTCACATTAATATTTGGATTGAATTATATGAATTGGATAGCATTAATACTAGTCTTCCTTAGTGGTTTCATCCATCAAATAAAAGGCATTACCATACACACTTATTTACAAAAAATAACTAAAACTGAAGATTTGCCAAAGATATATAGTGCTCAACATACATTGGTGTCCTTGGTATTTGGTTTTTCCACTTTAATATTTGGAGGAATTACGGAGTACGTTAGTGTTCAATTATCATTTATAATAGCTGGTTTATTATTAGTAGGTTCCGGATTTTATCTTGTAGCAGTTAGACAGCGGTTCACACTAAGTAATATTTTGAAAGGGGAAGAAGGTTAA
- a CDS encoding glycoside hydrolase family 13 protein, whose product MKKVWWKEAVGYQIYPRSFQDSNGDGIGDLQGIIQRLDYIKGLGIDVIWICPMYKSPNDDNGYDISDYQDIMEDFGSMEDFNQLMDEVHKRDMKLILDLVLNHTSDEHPWFIESRESKENPKRDWYIWRDGKNGKEPNNWESIFGGSAWEYDEKTEQYYLHVFSTKQPDLNWENKEVREALYDTVNWWLDKGIDGFRIDAISHIKKRAGLPDMPNPKKKKYVSSFDMHMNQEGIHEYLKEFKDRTYANYDVMTVGEANGVTVDEADLWVGEEQGKMDMIFQFEHLGLWDAETNPEVDIVELKKVLTRWQKGLEADGWNALFIENHDKPRVVSTWGNDEEYWHQSATAMGAMYFLMQGTPFIYQGQEIGMTNVQFPSIDDYDDVAVKNLYRLKKEEGMSHQDIMDIIWASSRDNSRTPMQWSTKDNAGFTTGQPWMKLNPNFKNINVEVQSLDGDSILSFYKKMIRLKKDNEVFTYGQYDLLLEDDQQIYAYTRTSDDDKVVVITNLSTEEASFETDDKLSYEQLLLNNYPVEKHGDMDSFTLKPYEARVYRLK is encoded by the coding sequence ATGAAAAAGGTATGGTGGAAAGAAGCAGTTGGATATCAAATTTATCCCCGCAGTTTCCAGGATTCAAACGGAGATGGAATTGGCGATCTTCAGGGAATTATTCAGCGGCTGGATTATATTAAAGGGTTAGGCATTGATGTCATCTGGATTTGCCCAATGTACAAATCCCCTAATGATGATAATGGATACGATATTTCAGACTACCAGGATATCATGGAGGATTTCGGTTCGATGGAGGATTTCAATCAGCTGATGGATGAGGTCCATAAGCGCGATATGAAGCTGATTCTGGATCTTGTGCTGAACCATACAAGTGATGAGCACCCTTGGTTTATTGAGTCCCGTGAGTCCAAAGAGAACCCGAAAAGAGACTGGTATATTTGGAGAGACGGAAAGAATGGCAAGGAGCCAAATAACTGGGAAAGTATTTTCGGCGGATCGGCATGGGAATACGATGAGAAGACGGAGCAGTACTACCTGCATGTTTTTTCCACCAAGCAGCCTGATTTGAACTGGGAAAATAAAGAGGTCCGCGAGGCATTATATGATACGGTGAACTGGTGGCTGGATAAGGGAATCGACGGCTTCCGGATTGACGCCATCAGCCATATCAAAAAGCGTGCCGGCCTGCCTGATATGCCGAACCCGAAGAAGAAAAAGTATGTTTCTTCCTTCGATATGCATATGAACCAGGAAGGCATTCACGAGTACTTAAAGGAATTTAAAGACCGCACCTATGCGAACTACGATGTGATGACAGTCGGCGAAGCAAACGGTGTTACCGTGGATGAAGCTGACCTTTGGGTCGGTGAAGAGCAGGGAAAAATGGATATGATTTTCCAATTTGAGCACCTTGGCCTTTGGGACGCGGAAACAAACCCCGAGGTGGATATTGTCGAGCTGAAAAAGGTTCTGACCCGCTGGCAGAAAGGTCTGGAAGCGGACGGATGGAACGCGTTATTCATCGAGAACCATGATAAGCCGCGTGTCGTTTCCACATGGGGAAATGATGAAGAATACTGGCATCAAAGCGCAACAGCTATGGGTGCTATGTACTTCCTGATGCAGGGTACGCCATTCATTTATCAGGGACAGGAAATCGGCATGACTAATGTCCAGTTCCCTTCCATTGATGATTATGATGACGTTGCGGTAAAGAACCTGTACCGGCTGAAGAAAGAGGAAGGCATGTCCCATCAGGACATTATGGACATTATCTGGGCTTCTTCCCGCGATAACAGCCGTACGCCAATGCAGTGGTCCACTAAAGATAACGCAGGATTCACAACAGGTCAGCCATGGATGAAGCTCAATCCGAACTTTAAGAACATCAATGTGGAGGTCCAATCGCTGGACGGCGACTCTATCCTTTCTTTCTATAAAAAAATGATTCGATTGAAGAAGGATAATGAGGTCTTCACCTATGGCCAATACGATCTGCTTCTTGAAGATGACCAGCAAATTTATGCCTATACCCGTACATCTGATGATGACAAGGTAGTCGTGATTACAAACCTTTCAACAGAGGAAGCATCTTTTGAAACAGATGATAAGCTTTCTTATGAGCAGCTTTTATTGAATAACTATCCGGTTGAAAAACATGGTGATATGGATTCATTTACACTTAAGCCTTATGAAGCCCGTGTGTACCGATTGAAATAA
- the ybaK gene encoding Cys-tRNA(Pro) deacylase, with translation MAKGKTNAMRMLDAQKVVYELITYESQDGKIDGVSVAEKIGKNPEAVYKTLVAQGVSKQIFVFIIPVAEELDLKKAAKAAGEKKVEMIPVKDIQKLTGYIRGGCSPVGMKKLFPSFIDRKAEELDLIIVSGGKIGMQMELKVDDLQKAIGAELADLIK, from the coding sequence ATGGCAAAGGGTAAAACAAATGCGATGCGTATGCTCGATGCTCAAAAGGTCGTGTATGAACTGATTACTTATGAGAGCCAGGACGGGAAGATTGATGGTGTTTCGGTTGCAGAGAAAATCGGCAAAAATCCTGAAGCCGTTTATAAAACTTTAGTTGCTCAAGGCGTGAGCAAGCAGATCTTCGTGTTCATCATACCCGTGGCAGAAGAGCTCGACCTGAAAAAAGCCGCAAAAGCTGCCGGCGAAAAGAAAGTGGAAATGATCCCGGTCAAAGATATCCAGAAGCTCACCGGCTACATCCGCGGAGGCTGCTCCCCGGTCGGAATGAAAAAGCTGTTTCCTTCTTTCATCGACAGAAAGGCAGAAGAACTGGATCTGATCATAGTCAGCGGCGGCAAAATCGGCATGCAGATGGAGCTCAAGGTGGATGACCTGCAGAAGGCCATTGGGGCTGAACTGGCGGATTTAATCAAATAA
- a CDS encoding PRK06851 family protein, with amino-acid sequence MAGKILKYFAGGNTARGFHNLFDSNLAGLDRLYILKGGPGTGKSSLMKAIGADLSEKGYDLEYIYCSSDSQSLDGVIIPSLKAGIVDGTAPHVIEPKAPGAVEEYINLGEAWDSRALAACKEEITVLSGQISNSFATAYDTFAEALRIHDEWEKIYIENMNFQKADELTKKLIATFYANTKLNKTPTVKHRYLGAATPIGAVDFVPNLTEDIQKRYFIKGRPGSGKSTMLKKLAKEAESRGFDIEIYHCGFDPHSLDMIIVRELGLAIFDSTAPHEYFPNRDGDEIVDMYEITINSGTDEIYAEQLKDISTRYKNKMTEAISYLARAKTQRDTLEKIYVNAMDFSVVDRIKEQIRSELLLIAEKV; translated from the coding sequence GTGGCTGGGAAAATATTAAAATACTTCGCCGGCGGGAATACAGCCCGGGGATTCCACAATTTATTCGACTCAAACCTGGCAGGGCTTGACCGCCTATATATTTTAAAAGGCGGACCGGGAACAGGCAAATCATCCCTGATGAAAGCAATCGGGGCAGACCTGTCCGAAAAAGGCTATGACCTGGAATACATTTATTGCTCATCTGACAGTCAATCGCTCGATGGCGTCATCATTCCTTCTTTAAAAGCAGGCATTGTCGATGGAACAGCCCCGCATGTGATCGAACCGAAAGCACCCGGCGCGGTCGAAGAATATATCAATCTTGGCGAAGCCTGGGATTCAAGGGCACTGGCTGCATGTAAAGAAGAGATTACCGTACTGTCGGGCCAAATCAGCAATTCCTTTGCAACAGCCTATGACACGTTTGCCGAAGCACTGAGGATTCATGATGAGTGGGAAAAAATCTATATAGAAAATATGAATTTTCAGAAGGCGGATGAACTGACGAAAAAGCTGATTGCGACCTTCTATGCAAATACGAAATTAAATAAGACTCCAACTGTGAAGCATCGTTATTTAGGGGCAGCCACTCCGATTGGAGCGGTGGATTTTGTGCCGAATCTTACGGAGGATATTCAAAAAAGATACTTCATAAAAGGGCGTCCGGGTTCCGGCAAGTCCACCATGCTGAAGAAGCTGGCAAAAGAAGCTGAAAGCCGGGGATTTGATATTGAAATCTATCATTGCGGTTTTGATCCGCACAGCCTGGATATGATCATTGTGCGTGAACTGGGCCTCGCTATCTTTGACAGCACGGCTCCGCATGAATATTTTCCGAATCGGGATGGTGATGAAATCGTCGATATGTATGAAATAACGATCAACTCAGGCACAGATGAAATTTACGCTGAACAGCTAAAGGATATCAGCACCCGTTATAAAAATAAAATGACAGAAGCCATCTCTTATCTGGCACGGGCAAAAACCCAGCGCGACACACTGGAAAAAATCTATGTAAATGCTATGGACTTTTCAGTGGTGGACCGGATCAAAGAGCAGATCCGCTCAGAATTGCTGCTGATTGCAGAAAAAGTTTAA
- a CDS encoding YjiH family protein produces the protein MILIDASRKKHSSSDLIKFLIPSLMGISLFMVPIKYQGDITIPIAIFSGWIQNLLTDYLPEIMAFIIVITFLGTLLAKFAKPAFIENSPFFKNLFDVPYIWAAARFIGAVFAVITLFQIGPEQIWSENTGGLLLNDLLPILFSVFLFAGLFLPLLLNFGLLEFFGSLLTKIMRPVFRLPGRSSIDCVASWLGDGTIGVLLTSKQYEEGYYTKREAAIIGTTFSVVSITFSLVVISQVNLGHMFVPFYLTITAAGFICAIISPRIWPLAKKPDTYYNGQEAELDENIPEGHTPFSWGLKQALDKARTNQSLKAFFQDGAKNILDMWMGVAPIVMALGTLALIVAEYTPVFTYLGMPFIPLLELMQVPEARAASETLVVGFADMFLPSVIGASIESEMTRFIVAAVSVTQLIYMSEVGGLLLGSKIPVSFWDLVIIFIQRTLITLPVIVLAAHLLF, from the coding sequence ATGATATTGATTGATGCATCCAGAAAGAAGCATTCTTCTTCCGATCTGATAAAATTTCTCATACCGTCTTTAATGGGAATCAGCTTATTCATGGTTCCGATCAAATACCAGGGGGATATTACGATCCCTATAGCAATTTTTTCAGGCTGGATTCAAAATCTGCTTACAGACTACCTTCCGGAAATTATGGCCTTTATTATTGTAATTACTTTTTTGGGCACTCTGCTGGCGAAATTCGCCAAGCCTGCTTTTATAGAAAATAGCCCATTTTTCAAAAACTTATTTGATGTTCCCTATATTTGGGCAGCAGCAAGATTCATAGGCGCTGTTTTTGCCGTTATCACCCTATTTCAAATCGGGCCCGAACAGATCTGGTCCGAAAACACAGGAGGACTTCTCTTAAATGACCTCCTGCCGATCCTGTTCTCGGTCTTTTTATTTGCGGGGCTTTTCCTTCCTTTGCTATTGAATTTCGGATTGCTTGAATTCTTTGGATCGCTTTTAACAAAAATCATGCGTCCGGTATTCAGGCTGCCTGGAAGGTCTTCAATTGACTGTGTAGCTTCCTGGCTTGGAGATGGCACAATTGGTGTTCTTTTGACCAGCAAGCAGTATGAAGAAGGCTATTATACGAAAAGGGAAGCAGCCATTATCGGCACAACGTTTTCTGTCGTATCCATTACCTTCAGCCTTGTCGTGATTTCACAGGTGAATCTTGGCCATATGTTTGTGCCTTTTTATCTGACCATCACCGCGGCAGGTTTCATCTGCGCCATCATCAGCCCGAGGATTTGGCCTCTGGCAAAAAAACCTGATACGTATTATAACGGGCAGGAAGCGGAGCTTGATGAAAATATTCCTGAAGGACATACTCCTTTCAGCTGGGGGCTTAAGCAGGCGTTAGATAAAGCACGCACCAATCAAAGCCTGAAAGCCTTCTTCCAGGATGGCGCTAAAAATATTCTGGATATGTGGATGGGTGTAGCTCCGATTGTCATGGCTTTGGGAACATTGGCTCTGATCGTAGCCGAATACACGCCGGTTTTCACGTATCTGGGAATGCCGTTCATTCCATTGCTTGAATTAATGCAGGTTCCGGAAGCAAGAGCCGCCTCTGAGACACTTGTGGTCGGTTTCGCCGATATGTTCCTGCCATCCGTGATCGGAGCAAGCATTGAAAGTGAGATGACCCGCTTTATTGTCGCTGCAGTATCTGTTACCCAGCTGATTTATATGTCAGAGGTGGGCGGACTTCTGCTTGGCTCTAAGATACCTGTATCTTTCTGGGATCTTGTTATTATCTTTATCCAGCGGACGCTGATTACATTGCCGGTGATCGTGCTGGCTGCACATCTTCTTTTTTAA
- a CDS encoding ABC transporter permease yields the protein MFRFRLYWTFTKKAFLRSAVYRFDVWSRLGSNLIFLLMWGSIWTALYAGREEAGGVSFESMLTYIVVSQFLTGVNGAGTPLWEIQEKVRTGDISLELMRPFDVPLRYLFADFGSVAFYILTALLPLYTVMFIFMDLTLPSGWETWALFIVSAFIGFLIRYCIEMSFGLLSFFLVETGGIVDVFYFAMSLLSGSVIPLWFFPGWLETMALYLPFQGIYYIPNAIFIGKISGTEILLSLGVQLFWAAASYLLLRFVWNRASQKVVVQGG from the coding sequence ATGTTCAGGTTTCGGTTATATTGGACCTTCACGAAGAAGGCCTTTCTTCGCTCGGCCGTTTATCGGTTTGATGTATGGTCACGGCTCGGCTCAAACCTCATTTTTCTGCTGATGTGGGGCTCGATCTGGACAGCATTATATGCCGGCAGGGAAGAGGCTGGCGGCGTCAGCTTTGAGTCCATGCTGACATATATTGTGGTCAGTCAGTTTTTAACGGGAGTTAATGGGGCAGGCACCCCGCTATGGGAAATCCAGGAGAAGGTTCGTACCGGCGATATTTCCTTGGAATTAATGAGGCCGTTTGATGTGCCGCTCCGCTACCTTTTTGCCGACTTTGGCAGTGTAGCCTTTTACATACTGACAGCGCTGCTCCCTTTATATACCGTCATGTTCATTTTTATGGATTTGACATTGCCTTCAGGATGGGAGACCTGGGCGTTGTTTATCGTATCCGCTTTTATAGGATTCCTGATCCGTTATTGCATTGAAATGTCCTTCGGGCTGCTTTCCTTTTTCCTCGTTGAAACGGGAGGAATTGTCGATGTCTTTTACTTCGCCATGTCCCTTCTGTCCGGTTCCGTCATCCCGCTGTGGTTTTTCCCGGGCTGGCTGGAAACGATGGCGCTTTACCTGCCGTTTCAGGGGATCTATTACATACCAAATGCCATTTTTATAGGCAAAATCTCTGGTACGGAGATTCTGCTTTCCCTGGGTGTCCAATTATTCTGGGCTGCAGCCAGTTATCTGCTGTTACGGTTTGTCTGGAATCGAGCATCCCAAAAAGTGGTGGTACAGGGGGGATAA
- a CDS encoding ABC transporter permease — MSVLNYFDLYFKLISAGVRAQLQYRFAFVMRIVGLITSYTGTALTMWIMLYQFQELGSWTFYEMLFLFAVSVLSWGFCIILFFHFRGLDTYILNGTFDRFLVRPINPFFHFMAMKFDVASFGQFIFSIGIFILVSFKLQLDWTMGKSLFLLLSVVGGILIQGGLLVMISALAFWTTKSEQFYWVAMFPARNLTNYPLVIYPKAVQWFTAFVIPFGFVNYFPAAVLLEKETPFFPENIGYYSPLVGIVFFAIAYSIWMLGLKRYKSTGS; from the coding sequence GTGAGTGTTTTAAACTATTTCGATTTGTATTTCAAGCTCATCTCCGCAGGGGTGAGAGCCCAGCTGCAGTACCGGTTTGCTTTTGTCATGAGGATTGTGGGCCTCATTACATCCTATACAGGCACCGCTCTTACGATGTGGATCATGCTTTATCAGTTTCAGGAACTCGGCTCTTGGACGTTTTACGAGATGCTGTTTCTTTTTGCTGTCTCTGTTTTATCCTGGGGGTTTTGCATCATTCTCTTTTTCCACTTCAGGGGATTGGACACCTACATTTTAAACGGCACGTTTGACCGCTTTCTTGTCAGGCCAATCAATCCTTTTTTTCATTTCATGGCAATGAAATTTGATGTCGCCTCTTTTGGGCAGTTCATCTTCAGCATCGGCATTTTTATTTTGGTCAGCTTTAAGCTGCAGCTGGATTGGACAATGGGGAAAAGCTTGTTTCTGCTGTTATCTGTGGTGGGGGGCATCCTTATTCAGGGAGGACTGCTTGTCATGATTTCTGCCCTCGCTTTCTGGACGACGAAATCGGAGCAATTTTATTGGGTGGCCATGTTTCCTGCCCGAAATCTGACCAATTATCCTTTGGTCATTTATCCGAAAGCCGTCCAATGGTTTACGGCATTTGTGATCCCATTCGGCTTTGTGAACTATTTTCCTGCGGCCGTCCTCCTTGAAAAAGAAACACCCTTTTTCCCGGAGAATATCGGGTATTATTCGCCGCTTGTCGGCATTGTCTTTTTCGCTATTGCTTATTCAATTTGGATGCTGGGTTTAAAGCGATATAAAAGTACAGGTTCATAG